The following coding sequences lie in one Salipiger sp. H15 genomic window:
- a CDS encoding sensor histidine kinase KdpD, which translates to MSDETRPSPDALLREAEREGRGTLKIFLGAAPGVGKTYEMLLEAAEKRAAGCDLVVGVVETHGRAETAALIAPLPVVPRRELRYRGQSLSEMDLDAILARHPQAVLVDELAHTNAPGARHQKRWQDIEELLAAGIDVMTTVNIQHVESLNDVVGAFTHVRVRETVPDRLFETAEIELIDLPPEDLIARLEAGKVYIPEQARQALAHFFSKGNLLALRELALRHAAQVVDARIREHQEVTGQDGQGGGQHVLAAVSEAPGSEQVVRAAKRLADALHAPLTLLHVETPASERQGSEARTQLARTLALGASLGAALQSVPATSVPEAILAQCREARATHLVIGRSQRLRGWRRPVVRALLDGSNGTAVHVVPVSTSGLRRDWRAAFAGGWGGDLAAIAGVGAMTLLAYLAQGWIGRGPIDLLYLVPVIASASLFGFRAGLMAAIAAGIAYNFVFLPPVYTFIIYGPANLITAVLLVLVAILTGQLAARARAAAALAMRSARENAALARFATRLGAAKDRAETAQIVCEEIRTLLAVQTLVLQAQGEGLAITASGQTRPELTPVDRAAAEWTLAHGEAAGRGTSTLSASDWQFRPLKTALGTLAVLGLRGPAGRDPVPAERAALAVSLIDQAALAHERLKLETEMREIEVMRQRDSLRAALLASLSHDLRTPLTAVTAAAEALPAEGAEAELVQTVRTEARRLGRFLSDLLDLTRIEEGAVSPDLQPVDLTDVIAAAVADMSRRLGGRDLRSSVDPTLPLVRADAALLHHALLNLLDNAVKYAPEAEPIEITARMGRRGPVIDVLDRGPGIPPGSEQRIFDRFARGESSDRTGGSGLGLAIVKGFAEAMGFTVEAARRQRGGSRFSIRMPAEAIVQMPMEDMA; encoded by the coding sequence ATGAGCGACGAGACGCGCCCCTCGCCCGATGCCCTGCTCCGCGAAGCGGAACGCGAGGGGCGCGGCACATTGAAGATCTTCCTCGGCGCCGCCCCCGGCGTCGGGAAGACCTACGAAATGCTGCTCGAGGCCGCCGAGAAGCGCGCCGCGGGCTGCGACCTCGTCGTCGGCGTGGTCGAGACCCACGGCCGGGCCGAGACCGCGGCGCTGATCGCACCGCTGCCGGTGGTGCCGCGCCGCGAGCTCCGCTACCGCGGCCAGAGCCTCTCGGAGATGGACCTCGACGCGATCCTGGCCCGCCACCCGCAGGCGGTGCTGGTGGACGAGCTGGCGCATACCAACGCCCCCGGCGCGCGCCACCAGAAGCGCTGGCAGGACATCGAGGAGCTTCTGGCCGCCGGCATCGACGTGATGACCACGGTGAACATCCAGCACGTGGAAAGCCTCAACGACGTGGTGGGCGCCTTCACCCATGTGCGGGTGCGCGAGACGGTGCCCGACCGCCTCTTCGAGACCGCCGAGATCGAGCTCATCGACCTGCCGCCCGAGGATCTGATCGCGCGGCTCGAGGCGGGCAAGGTCTATATCCCCGAGCAGGCGCGGCAAGCGCTGGCGCACTTCTTTTCCAAGGGCAACCTGCTGGCGCTGCGCGAGCTGGCGCTGCGCCACGCCGCGCAGGTGGTCGATGCGCGCATCCGCGAACATCAGGAGGTCACCGGGCAGGACGGACAGGGCGGCGGCCAGCACGTGCTGGCGGCGGTCTCGGAAGCGCCGGGCAGCGAGCAGGTGGTGCGCGCCGCCAAGCGGCTTGCCGATGCGCTGCACGCGCCGCTGACGCTGCTGCACGTGGAAACCCCCGCCTCCGAGCGGCAGGGTTCCGAGGCACGCACGCAGCTGGCGCGGACGCTGGCGCTTGGCGCCTCGCTGGGGGCGGCGCTGCAGTCGGTGCCGGCGACCTCGGTGCCCGAGGCGATCCTCGCGCAGTGCCGCGAGGCGCGGGCGACGCATCTGGTGATCGGCCGGTCGCAGCGGCTGCGCGGCTGGCGCCGGCCGGTGGTGCGCGCGCTGCTCGACGGCAGCAACGGCACCGCGGTGCACGTGGTGCCGGTCAGCACGTCCGGACTGCGGCGCGACTGGCGGGCGGCCTTTGCCGGCGGCTGGGGCGGCGATCTGGCGGCGATCGCCGGGGTCGGAGCGATGACGCTGCTCGCCTATCTGGCGCAGGGCTGGATCGGGCGCGGGCCGATCGACCTGCTGTATCTGGTGCCGGTGATCGCCAGCGCCAGCCTCTTCGGCTTCCGCGCCGGGCTGATGGCGGCGATCGCGGCGGGCATCGCCTACAACTTCGTCTTCCTGCCGCCGGTCTATACCTTCATCATCTACGGGCCCGCCAACTTGATCACCGCGGTGCTGCTGGTGCTGGTGGCGATCCTCACCGGCCAGCTTGCCGCCCGCGCCCGCGCCGCCGCCGCGCTGGCCATGCGCTCGGCGCGCGAGAACGCGGCGCTGGCGCGTTTCGCGACCCGGCTCGGCGCCGCCAAGGACCGCGCCGAGACTGCGCAGATCGTCTGCGAGGAGATCCGCACGCTTCTGGCAGTGCAGACGCTGGTGCTGCAGGCGCAGGGCGAGGGGCTGGCCATCACCGCCTCGGGCCAGACCCGCCCCGAGCTGACCCCGGTCGACCGCGCCGCCGCCGAGTGGACGCTGGCCCATGGCGAGGCCGCCGGGCGCGGGACAAGCACGCTCAGCGCCAGCGACTGGCAGTTCCGCCCGCTGAAGACCGCGCTCGGCACATTGGCGGTGCTGGGGCTGCGCGGCCCGGCCGGGCGCGACCCGGTGCCCGCCGAGCGCGCCGCGCTGGCGGTCAGCCTGATCGACCAGGCGGCGCTGGCACATGAGCGGCTGAAGCTCGAGACCGAGATGCGCGAGATCGAGGTGATGCGCCAGCGCGACAGCCTGCGCGCCGCACTGCTGGCCTCGCTCAGCCACGACCTGCGCACGCCGCTCACCGCCGTCACCGCCGCCGCCGAGGCCTTGCCTGCCGAGGGTGCCGAGGCCGAGCTGGTGCAGACCGTCCGCACCGAGGCGCGGCGGCTCGGCCGCTTCCTGTCGGACCTGCTCGACCTCACGCGGATCGAGGAGGGCGCCGTCAGCCCCGACCTGCAGCCGGTCGACCTGACCGACGTGATCGCCGCCGCCGTGGCGGACATGTCGCGGCGGCTCGGGGGGCGGGACCTGCGCAGCTCGGTCGATCCCACCCTTCCGCTGGTGCGCGCCGATGCCGCGCTGCTGCACCACGCGCTGCTCAACCTGTTAGACAACGCGGTGAAATACGCCCCCGAAGCCGAGCCCATCGAGATCACCGCCCGCATGGGCCGCCGCGGCCCGGTGATCGACGTGCTCGACCGCGGCCCCGGCATCCCGCCCGGCAGCGAGCAGCGTATCTTCGACCGCTTTGCCCGCGGCGAAAGCTCTGACCGCACTGGCGGCTCGGGGCTGGGGCTGGCCATCGTCAAGGGCTTTGCCGAGGCCATGGGCTTCACCGTCGAGGCCGCAAGGCGCCAGCGCGGCGGCTCGCGCTTCAGCATCCGCATGCCCGCCGAGGCGATCGTCCAGATGCCCATGGAGGACATGGCATGA
- a CDS encoding response regulator transcription factor, whose product MSDHILLVDDEMPIRRLLRVSCERSGHAVAEAATADEALRALARAQPRLVLLDLGLPDRDGLELIGPFRAADVPIIVLTAREGSAEKVAALDLGADDYVTKPFDSEELLARIRSCLRRADRSSGTARRIVAGPVEIDLDGHSVRRDGAEVKLTPKEFALLAQLAAHPGKVLTHSHLLREIWGPAHVEQVEYLRVTVRALRKKLEEDASHPRLILNEPGIGYRFREQARQGAKGDAS is encoded by the coding sequence ATGAGCGACCACATCCTGCTCGTCGACGACGAGATGCCGATCCGACGCCTGCTGCGCGTCTCCTGCGAGCGGAGCGGCCACGCGGTCGCCGAGGCGGCAACCGCCGACGAGGCCCTACGGGCGCTCGCCCGCGCGCAGCCAAGACTGGTGCTGCTCGATCTGGGGCTGCCCGACCGCGACGGGCTCGAGCTGATCGGACCCTTCCGCGCGGCGGATGTGCCGATCATCGTGCTGACCGCGCGCGAAGGTTCGGCCGAGAAGGTCGCGGCACTGGATCTCGGGGCCGACGACTACGTGACCAAGCCCTTCGACAGCGAGGAGCTGCTGGCCCGCATCCGCTCCTGTCTGCGCCGCGCCGACCGCAGCAGCGGCACCGCACGGCGGATCGTGGCCGGTCCGGTGGAGATCGACCTCGACGGCCACAGCGTGCGCCGCGATGGCGCCGAGGTGAAGCTGACCCCCAAGGAATTCGCGCTTCTCGCCCAGCTCGCGGCCCATCCAGGCAAGGTGCTGACCCATTCGCATCTGCTTCGCGAGATCTGGGGACCGGCCCATGTCGAACAGGTCGAATACCTGCGCGTGACCGTGCGTGCGTTGCGCAAGAAGCTGGAAGAGGATGCCTCGCACCCGCGGCTCATCCTGAACGAGCCCGGGATCGGCTATCGGTTTCGAGAGCAGGCGCGGCAGGGCGCAAAAGGGGACGCTTCCTGA
- a CDS encoding type II toxin-antitoxin system RelE/ParE family toxin produces the protein MRRLVILPAARADLVDVADFIALDNPERAMSFLAEIEAKMGQVAERPESFPMRDDVYEGMRAARHGRYLIFFLDADDQVQIVRVLHGARDLPGLFL, from the coding sequence GTGCGACGTCTTGTCATTCTGCCGGCGGCCCGCGCCGATCTGGTTGACGTTGCGGACTTCATCGCGTTGGACAATCCTGAGAGAGCGATGTCCTTCCTTGCCGAGATTGAAGCGAAGATGGGACAGGTTGCAGAACGCCCCGAGAGCTTTCCCATGCGCGACGATGTGTACGAAGGGATGCGCGCAGCGCGTCACGGGCGCTACCTAATCTTCTTCCTGGATGCAGACGATCAGGTGCAGATTGTCAGGGTGTTGCATGGCGCCCGCGATCTGCCCGGGCTATTTCTCTGA
- a CDS encoding type II toxin-antitoxin system ParD family antitoxin, whose translation MPGIERMTITMPAELADVLRQTVAGGEYASTSEVVREALRDWARNRDTERRELETLRDAIKAGLESGPGVSADQVFAELRARYGAKS comes from the coding sequence ATGCCTGGGATCGAGAGAATGACGATCACGATGCCTGCAGAACTGGCCGACGTGCTGCGCCAGACGGTGGCAGGGGGTGAATATGCATCGACGAGCGAGGTCGTGCGCGAAGCCTTGCGTGACTGGGCCCGCAACCGGGATACAGAACGGCGCGAGCTTGAGACCCTCCGCGACGCGATCAAGGCTGGTCTGGAGAGCGGTCCAGGCGTTTCGGCTGACCAAGTGTTCGCGGAGCTTCGCGCGCGATACGGGGCGAAGTCCTGA